The following proteins are encoded in a genomic region of Oncorhynchus masou masou isolate Uvic2021 chromosome 19, UVic_Omas_1.1, whole genome shotgun sequence:
- the slc30a1a gene encoding zinc transporter 1a produces the protein MACEPNRVRLICMLSLTFGFFIVEVVVSRITASLAMLSDSFHMLSDVIALLVALVAVRFAQKTQSTNKNTFGWIRAEVMGALVNAVFLTALCFTIILEAVERFTNPHEIEKPHVVIGVGAAGLLVNLLGLCLFHGHAGGGHGHSHGGGGHSHGNKKNKRGKLCKSERPNGSSGEETNNLVGSHNSPPNGVNTERRRHEIVCNDSEMQMNGSAPYEELDYSHDEASLNMRGVFLHVLGDALGSVIVVVNALIFTFVWRPCPPGETCFNPCIDSHSTDGNSSSFQRTVVGPCWVLYLDPTLCIIMVGILLYTTYPLLKESALILLQTVPKQIDMHRLNERLLLLDGVLAIHELHIWQLAGSRIIATAHIKCHDPTSYMDVAKRIKDFFHDEGIHATTIQPEFVTINSESSASLCELSCRTQCAPKLCCGAADKLGVAGAGPVGSEKILSGEGNALAASAIDVINETPQGAAVLEQAATAVVQVVPQPEPEVVITREVESSL, from the exons ATGGCTTGTGAACCTAATCGTGTGCGGCTAATATGCATGCTTTCATTGACTTTTGGCTTTTTTATCGTGGAGGTTGTCGTCAGTCGGATCACTGCATCTTTAGCAATGCTTTCGGACTCCTTTCATATGCTATCGGATGTCATAGCGCTGCTTGTGGCTTTGGTGGCCGTGCGCTTCGCTCAGAAAACACAATCGACAAATAAAAACACCTTCGGATGGATCCGGGCTGAGGTGATGGGGGCTCTGGTCAACGCAGTGTTCCTCACAGCTCTCTGTTTTACCATAATATTGGAGGCCGTCGAGCGATTCACCAACCCACATGAAATCGAGAAACCCCATGTAGTTATCGGTGTGGGGGCCGCCGGGCTCCTGGTCAACCTCCTCGGGCTGTGCTTGTTCCACGGACACGCAGGTGGTGGACACGGGCACTCCCACGGAGGAGGGGGCCATTCTCATGGAAATAAGAAAAACAAGAGGGGTAAACTATGCAAGTCAGAAAGACCGAATGGATCATCAGGAGAGGAGACCAACAACCTGGTAGGAAGCCACAACAGCCCCCCTAATGGCGTGAACACCGAGAGACGTAGACATG AGATCGTTTGTAACGACAGTGAGATGCAGATGAACGGCAGCGCTCCCTACGAGGAGCTGGACTACAGCCACGACGAGGCCTCGCTCAACATGCGCGGCGTCTTCCTACACGTGCTGGGCGATGCCCTGGGCTCTGTCATCGTGGTGGTCAACGCCCTCATCTTCACCTTCGTATGGCGGCCGTGCCCGCCCGGCGAGACATGCTTCAACCCATGCATCGACAGCCACTCCACCGACGGCAACAGTTCTAGCTTTCAACGGACCGTGGTGGGACCGTGCTGGGTGCTGTACCTGGACCCCACGCTGTGCATCATCATGGTGGGTATCCTGCTCTACACCACCTACCCACTGCTCAAGGAGTCTGCACTGATCCTCCTGCAGACGGTGCCCAAGCAGATCGACATGCATCGCCTCAACGAGCGGCTGCTCTTGCTGGACGGCGTGCTGGCCATCCACGAACTGCACATCTGGCAACTGGCGGGCTCACGCATCATCGCCACGGCGCACATAAAGTGTCACGACCCCACGTCTTACATGGACGTGGCCAAGCGCATCAAGGACTTCTTCCATGACGAGGGCATCCACGCCACCACCATCCAGCCTGAGTTTGTTACCATCAACTCCGAGTCAAGTGCCTCCCTCTGCGAGCTCTCCTGCAGGACACAGTGCGCACCTAAGCTGTGTTGTGGCGCTGCTGACAAGCTGGGCGTGGCTGGTGCTGGTCCGGTAGGCTCGGAGAAGATCCTGAGTGGTGAGGGGAATGCGCTGGCGGCCTCGGCCATAGATGTAATCAACGAGACCCCACAGGGAGCAGCAGTCCTGGAGCAGGCGGCCACTGCAGTTGTCCAGGTGGTTCCTCAGCCGGAGCCCGAGGTCGTCATCACCCGAGAGGTGGAGTCTTCTCTGTGA